A segment of the Calonectris borealis chromosome 2, bCalBor7.hap1.2, whole genome shotgun sequence genome:
GGAGCCAGGTTCTTCCTCTTTGCTACTGGGGCAGAGATATTGATAGTAATGTGTGATCTGCTGGCTAGGCTATGAGGTACAGCTCAGAATATAAGGCTTATACTAAAAGTCAAGGGGGGAAATACGGCTGAGAAATTTTGTGAAGACTTGAAACCCCACCCCACCGCTATTCTGTATTATAAATTTTTGCCTGTATTCTGTCtatattctgttcttttttttctgacctaTGAACTGGACAGACTCCAGGTGTTGCTCTATCACACACCACAtccccccctgcccttccctAGCATGTccaatgcagaaaagaaaactaTCTTCACAGCTTCTGCTTCCCTGGAGTCTCTTTTCCTGCTCGGCTCAACCCTTCTCATGACTGTTTTGTCTCTCTCCTGAACTCATTGACAGAAAGGACTTAGACAGGTAGCTTTGTACCACCAGGTACATTCCAGAGAGCTTTAATTAGTTTGGGAATGTAAAACGTTGTAAAAACCAGGTATTGAAGATCCCACAAACAaattaagagaaattaaattactttaggAAAACTCTCTTTCAAGTGTCCTCTGTGCAAATGCTGCTAGATGAAGACTGTTAGTGTCATCAGCAGTGTGCGAGGCAGGCACAGCAGAATATGAGACAGATGTAATGCAGCTTGTGTTCTGTTGTCATGTTTATGGACAGATCCTGATTGTGTAGAGGTATAAATCAGGAGTAATTATACTCACACCAAGTACAAAGACTAGTTAGAGATCAGAGTTTAGTTAAGAATAAACTAATGATATGCTGCCTCATGCTCTCTTTCCCAAGCCCTTAGTTTATGCGGGCTGTAAGAGAAGACAGATCTCTGTCTTCTTAACTATATTTGGACTCTTcttcagagtgtgtgtgtgtgtatgtaacaAATATGTGTAACAAATATATGTAACAAATATATGTAACAAATATATGTAACAAATATATGTAACAAATATATGTAACAAATATATGTAACAAATATATGTAACAAATATATGTAACAAATATATGTAACAAATATATGTAACAAATATATGTAACAAATGTGTGTTCATAGAAACAACTATTCATTTGTTAATCTGAGGTTAAAAAATGAAGATCTATTATTGACGGGCAAACTCGACTAAGTCAGTTCTGTGTCCTTGTCTATGACTGATGAGGTTGTTTGCCTCAGTGGGAAACTTCAAGAAAGAGAAGTAATCTTTCCCACACTGCTCAGTCATCTAAAGTTCCCATTTTGGTATGCAGTACTCATAAATACtatgtaaatttaaaatttattgaaCCAAGTGAACATGATTGATTTCCTGCAAACAGAGGTTTATGCTAGTTGTGTTCTTTCAGATTAGACTAGTTGTCTAAATTGATCAGGTATGTGTCCATTTGATGCTTTTAAGCAAATTTTTGATGTTCTGCTGTTTCTTGAAGAGTAGGGTCAGTATGACATTTCAAATTCAAGATGATATGAGGAGTTTATGTAACTTCACAGTTAAAaacttcagtaaatgaaaaatctTAACCTAAGATGAATATACCCTAGCCAGGCTTGCCAGATGCCTCTTTGCGTGAAAGGCCATCCGGGTACTCACAGACTGAACCAGGGAGTCAATTCCTGCAGTGATCCGTAACACAGAGAATGCCACATTTTCGTTGTCATTCTCCTTCTTGTGCACAGACTGCTCTTTGTTTGCCaaagttaacaaaacaaaaaaacacaacaatttGCTGGTATTTTCTCTTGTTGCACTTTATTAGGACTGTGCTACATTTGAGAAGTAGAGCTTGGGCAAGGAGCCAGTGTCCTGGAGCCGACTTAAAAACTCCTTTGAAGGGACACATGAAAGATGTCACAGAGTGCTTGCcagttttttccagtttagtCCTGATTGTGAGATAGCACCTGACTTTACTATGACAAAAAGCCACTGAAACCCTAAATCTTCAACTTTTTAGACCAAAATTTATAAGCAGGACTTAATGCTTCAGTCCCTCTAGAAGCGTCTTTGATTTGGGGTTACAGGTTATTAGACAAGTAAGTTCTAGTCATTGTGTTCTGTGTTGGGAATCTGTACTCAATGGTAGCGTGAATTAACATTTTCTGAATTAATATTGTCTTACCCTACAGGTTTTAAATTATTACTTGATGTACATGGAGTTATGCATGGACCAAAAGAAGAATGTGTCAGTGCTCTGAAAAAGGGCTATCTGATAGCCATTGCCCCAGGTGGAGTTCGGGAAGCACTCTTTAGTGATGAAATGTATACTATTATCTGGGGTAATCGGAAGGGCTTTGCTCAGGTCGCCATTGATGCAAAAGTGGTAAGTATGACAGATCacagaagagaagcaaagaatGCTAACTTATTAGTACTTTCTTCGAGGGAGAGCTGTTTTGATTGTCATACATTTGGTGTTACATTGCTGAGTGGTCATGAGTATGGTCTACTTGCTCTCATAACTACATTTCAAGACTCTTTTTGTTGCTTCGGAGAAGGCGGCTTTGGAGTCAGTTAAGAATAGTGTGGTCAGGAAATCCAGAGTTTAAAAGAATGAGAGAtgaaatccaggtggtttctacATTACAAGCTTGTGCTGTTTTACACATGCCTGGTCAGGATTGTAATGGCTCAACCCCTGACACAGAATGATTGGGAAGCAACCATACATCAACATTTCTGTTTCCCCTATCGCTGTGACCCAGCACAGTATAGACTTACTGGGACTATGTACTGTATTGGCATTTTATGGTAGTAAGGGATGTCTAGGGcatacagcagcagcaggagatgctgttCAGTAGCGTGAACTGTCTCTTCAATTCTAATATATAGAATTGTGCTTGGTCAGCAGGCAGATGATTATTCATATGGGACCAACTGTGAAAGGCACATAAGTATATGATATATTTGAATTGTAACTATTTTAATAATCGTTTCAGAGGCCCTCTCATTCTATATTTGTACTTGAAAGATTGGTGCATATGCCTGTAGGTCTGCATATACCTAATTTGAAAGTAAGTCTCACACCAAGAGTTCTATATTTAGGTACCGTCAAAGAGAGACTAGTTAAATCTCTGGATTTTATACAGAAATAGAATACTTTTAAGACGCAATTTTAAGTGTGTGTCACTTTTCTCAGGAGGAAAATaggatttttctattttcctttaaaCAGGATATTTTCAACAGATTTAGATTTTACTAATGTATTGCAATAGCATATAAAAGGCCATACTTGGGATTCAACTGTGGTTGTAttagttatatttattttattgaatgTGTGTTTAGTTCCCTTTACGCACTCACAAAGGTCTTGCAGCTTCATCCCCCCCTAAAAAAACACCTGAGAGATGCAGTAGAATAGCAATAGTGTCGGAGGCAGGCTGAAAGTGGGGAAAATATCTTTATTTAGATTAAAGATGAACTTCAAGTCACCTTTAATCATGAGCATAGCTcctcatgaaaagaaaaatgtgtctaaaacatcagaaaaaggTGTCTAAAACTGGGACCTTCAACTTCTTGAAGCTGTCTTGCTTCAGCAGTTTGTTTGCCAGGATTTTTGTCATATAAACCAACTTGGTACATACAAAAATCTCTACCTCTATGTCAAAAGTAAGATGTTCCAAATAAGATGGTTCTAGAATATAGAAGTTTGTTACCATTCAGTTTAGGCAACTGCActtctttttattctctgtaGTTGCATTGGATTCTTTACAGACTttctccccctcaaaaaaagcccaaaacaaccAACTTGATACCTTCTGAAAAGTTTAATTTACTAGCTCATCTCCATGCTTGTTTAAAAAAGTTTGAAAGAATATGAATGTTTGAAAATCCCATAGAGTTCTGTATTTCTGATGATGTAATGTACAGTAAGTACATACTATAAAGTGATATTAAAAAACTTCATGTAGTAGTTGACCCCCTCCCAGTTCTTGTAAATCTTACTAGCTGTTTGCAAGTCCAAAAACAGCGATAAAAACTTGAAATATTCAACACCATTCCAAATATTCATCAGCAGAAATAAATCATGGACATGGATTGAATACGATACATCATGTGTGAAGCAAGGCAATCAGCATAGCAGAGACGAATCAGTTTAGGGTCCCAACCCTGTGAATTCTTCCCTTTGAGCATAACTACAAATTAGGTAAGAGGTTTAACGACTTAAGTCACACCTGTGCAAACACTGCTAGACGGGGGAAGGCCTAAATGCTCCATAGATTCTGGAATCCTGAACTGCTTTGAGAAAATGGACTTGCTGTGAAACACCGACTTACTGAAATCTCATGGTATTCTCCAGCTTGAAACCTCATGGCAGAATGTCACAGAAGAACTTAAGAATACTTGTTTTGCTCTCTATATGTCCTTGTCTGAGAAAcacttctgaaattaatttgcttGTTGGGTTTAAGTGAGGTAGAAGGTTTTTAGATAGTGCTATCTTCATtaaattcttaattattttttttccctcctagccCATCATTCCTATGTTTACACAAAATGTTCGAGAAGGCGTTAGGACATTAGGAGGAATAAGTaagatattttctatttttttgtagtttatttttccATATGTGTCTAGCCTATCTCTGTAGAAATAATCCCCATATAAATTTGAGATTTGACACAGCCTTGTTTCTGGAGGCTTGCTCTCTGGTAGAGTTCAGAGATGTTATTAGGATTTAATATCAGCATTAGATGTGGTATTGGCTCATCTAAGTTACTGTCCACATAACAGTGTGCCTTCACAGAAGcagtagaagaaaggaaaaaggagccagaaaaaggcaaatagaTTTAGAgcacttttttcctctgcttataTCTGCTGGGCCAACTTCTGCTGTCTGTTAAGCAGCAAAGCAAACAGGGGTTTGCAACTGACACGTAATTTCTTTAAATGTGCTCCTAAGGCTCTGTGTTTACACCTCTACCTGTACTTAAACTTTGAAAggtttgaaatatatttaatctGTGGTTGGTTTACTATTCAGCACTAGACCTGTGTTCCCTCACAAAACCTTGCATTTGCCTGCTCTCTTTCCTCATCTCTATGGGACTTCCAGCCAGCACATGAATAGATGGGTGTATGTCTGAAGGGTCCACTTCTGGGATGATTAGAAGCCACATCACTGCTGATCTGCTAGTGttaaaccccctttttttttatattcttcaaCTTACTATCTAGCAGAAAGGGCCTGAACAGTCTCCTCCACGCCGCATGTTCTGCCTCAAGTATGGCATCATAATCTTCATCAGAGGACTGCAGGGCAAACcagttctgtttctctcccctctAATTAAAAGCTATATATTGCATGGAGAAAGCCAAGGCATCAGATGTAGATGTGCAGAATAATTCACACATTCGTCAGGTTgtacaaaaataaacagcaattaaTTGTTGCTGTGTTCAGGAGAATCTTCCCAAACAAGCAGAAATTGAAGCCAGTATCATTCATGCTACTGGTATTCTACAGCAGAGGTGCTAGAGGAATTGAATTCTGTTGATCACTGGAGGCGTTACTCCAGTTTCAGTAGTTTTGGAATATTCTTTGTTCTTACAGGTTGTGTACAGAAAATTCCATATCTTGGTCAGTAAGGATTTTCTTATGCCAACACCTCAGTTAAAGGAATTTCTTGtctaaaatggagagagagaATATTAGCACACATTCTGCAAGGAATCTGTTCCGGGTGCGTTTGGGCTAGATGCTTAGAAGGTGGCGTGTGAGGAAGATGATGTGTCCTCTTAGAGCTGATTGAAATAcctggtttttctctctttttatattgtttcacTGCAACCAGTGTGTGATCTGAAAGAGCAATTCAGTGGTTTAGCATGACTGGCCTTTAGGCAGATGAGACTATTTCTGATCCTCTGGACCTCAGCGGGACTGAACAGAACAGTCTTCCAATACTAGTTTCTTATGCTAACCTGTAAAATTAGCTGAACCTGTATTGTGTAGCATTCCCTTCCTCTCCAGAGAGGCAGCTActggatttttctcctcttcttccttctcttcgcAGCTACTCTTCGGAGGAGAGATTTCACACCAAGTTAGGGTGGAAACAAGTTTAATGTTAGCTTTAACGCAGCTTTTAGGAAATGAAAGTCAAGGGTAGAATAGCACTTGAGATGACACGTTGTTTGAGAATCTGGGTCAGGGGCTGGATTACTTGAGAAGCCAGTTTCAGTTTTAAGACATACTGGGAAAAAAACTTCACAGAatgatatctctctctctctctccccccctcccgtCCTCtcaccccccccccttcttcttcccttttccttctcctgctttcCCACTTCCCCCTAAATTTTTTCACATTAGAAATACTTAGGTCACTATATGAACGTATTAGATTGCCAATAGTTCCTGTGTACGGTGGGTTTCCAGTCAAGCTTCGTACATTTATTGGAGAACCCATTCCATATGAACCAAATGTAACTGCTGAGGAACTAACTGCGAAGGTAAGAtagatatgcatatatatatttttttaaaatactgactgTTCTGATAGCAAACACTGGAATATTCTTGTCAAGTGATTTCTGCCTTGGAGCTAGTTACAGAAGTTGGTGGAATCATGGTAAGCTTTGGACTTGCTTAACTCTGAATGTCCTTCTTAAATGCTATCTTTTTATTACTACACCTTGCAGATGTTCTAGGCCTTTTGAAGTCAATACTGCACCCTATATTTGCTTTGAGAAACAACTTGCTTTAGGAACTGAAGAAGTTCAGTCAGATAAGACTGCTCTGGGTCACTTCACTCAGAGAAAGGGTTCTGGTTCTTTGTCTTTTCAGAAAGATACTAATGAAGCCTTTCAAATATAGCAAATCTGTGTTCACAAACTGTTGAAATTCcatacaataaaaaaatcaaggtaAATAATTTCACTGCTTTGTACCGtgtatttccatttctatttcctCCAACTTCTCACCCAACAAATTAACTTTTGAATGTTCCCCTAGTTCAGATTTAGGTGGTTTATAGAAAAGATTGTGAGGTCGTCATGATAATTAGGTTTATTAATAGatttcacagcagagaaaaaacagttaAGTGATGGAGCAGTCAGATGGAGGGGGCTGAAATAGCCATTTTTGAAAGCTTCACAGATGGTCACTTTTAGCATTCTGAAAACTTCACTtgagagaaagagatttttcttcttgacCATGCAGGTGTTGGTTCAGTTGTCTTTCCTCATCTGTTTACCCTCTGATTAGATCTCTGCAAAATGACATCTTAAAATCTGCATTATCTTATGCCCTGGTTATGGAAGACTGATTGTTTCTTTTGGGGGTTCAGTCTGACAGGACTTCAGGACTGCTGGCTTTCAGGAGAGAATGTGTGTTTAAATGACTTTCAAATGTGCTTTGGCATTTTACATTTGTGCCAACCCTCACTTGCTTCTGACTTAAGTGCAAATTCTGCTAGATAAAGCCCCTAGAATGTGAATCCCCTGGAATCCTGGTTAGttagagtaattttaaaattgtatctcATGTTTCAGGCTATGGCACAGTATGTATTTTCCCATCATATATAGAAAAAATTAAGCTCAGATTTTTTACCAAATAGAAATTTTAGATCTGTAGAGACACTTAGGACCAGATCTATAAAGAGATGTGGTCAGGAACCTTCTCCCAGGACTTCATAGTAGATCACATACTTCATATAAACAGTGGGAGCTTGTACCAAGAATCAGTTTTCCCCTTGTTGACCACTGGTTTACAAAGGCAAATAGTTCCCTGTTCTGTCTCTGGCCTTAAGAATTCAGTATCTGTGCTTCCCTAGGCAGAATAGGGAGGTTATGGCATGTCCTCACCATAACTTTTGCATATTGCCCTGGTTTTGAATGTTCCCTATAGAGCTTTTATATAATAAGAATGGCTGCTATTAATTTCTTGGCCTGCTACGTTTTTGAGTGAAAGTGAATGCTGCTGTCATATGCAGTATTTTAGGTGTGGTCTACGTGTGCTTTACAGGACCAGCTCCTTTAGGGGACTTGGGTGCAAGGACAATCAAATGTGCTGAGACACAATTGTCTTTCCAGTGCTGCTTCTCAGCGTGTGTAGAAGCAAAGTTCTTGCATACGGGAAGAGTGTTACTGATGCAAACCTGGGCATAGGCAGAAGTTTCTGAGTTCCAGTACAGCACGCAGGCACCGACATGCTTTATAGATCTAGGTCTCTTCATTAATTTACTCCATCGTCATTTTACTATTGCATATCACTAACAGAGCTTGTGAACACAGCTACCAGAGATAAAAGATACTAGCTTGTTGGCCTGTTTCTTGGCACATCCTGTGGGCTTAAATatggaaaaatagtattttgcagTAGTTCTGCGACATTTGAAAGGCTGAAAAAGAGCTTAGAAATTGTGTTAATGTATGAACAATATAAAGATGACTTAATCTGACCaaaaccttttctctttccttacaGACAAAAGCAGCACTCCAAGCTCTAAtagaaaaacatcagaaaataccAGGAAATATATTTAGGGCTTTAATGGAACGatttcaaacacaaaagaaagacGATTAAGGTCTTCTGAATAAACTACTATTTAGTTTAATATTCTTAAAGTCATATTTGTAACTTATTAATTCTTCTAATAATAGGTTTTAAATACTGTCCTAATGATACTGCTGTATAATTTAAGATATAAGACACTTTCCCTTGCCCTTCCCCCTGTCCAGTATCAAGCTCAGGAACGCAAACTTCAAATCATTCGTAATGGGGCAAAGCTTAGTTTTTGATAAAGGCACTCCTaccttgaaagtgtttttttttttcaaaaatgacaCTACAAGTCTTTATGTACGTGGtctcttgtctttctttttttttgtcgtttttcccccccgccccacgtaTGGTTGCTCTTTAAACTGAATGTTAGACCTGCTGTAGAGCTAGAGTCTTGCTGTCTTGATCATCGTCACTGTAACTAGGTTTTGCAGGCCAGGTTAATGCAGTACAGCATTTATGAAAACTTCCTTTATTCCTTTATGTTGTTACTCTTGTGCTGCTGGAAAACAGTCAATCTTCTGTGACCTGTAGAACCTCTAGCTATGCCTGTAAAACCTATGGTGGAAAGTGCTTAGTTTTACTGTGGTGAGCTCAGAAAGAGTTTGCAGGAGTGAAAATTGATTAGAGAACTGCAGTGAACCAAGGAAGTTTGTTACAGAAACCACTCTGACACAGTGCATGAGAACCCTACAGCACAGCTGCTGTTCCAAGCCAAGCCATATTGGATATCTGCCCTTGAGTAGAGAGTTGTCCCGTATACTTCTCAGTGAATCTGCAATTCTCCTTTGAAAGAATGAGCCAAACATTTAAACTTTAAGAAGTGGAAATGAGAATACTGTTTAGTAACATGAGCTTATGAagctttattttgaaggaaagaaaaaattaattttaaaagtagtagttcttttgaaaaacagaatagACATTCCCAAATACCCTTTAAATCTAGTGTATGTATAAACTGTTAAACATCCATATTCTTCAAACACAGTTATTTACATAAGTTATTAAATCAGGGTTGAGAGGGAAATCCTATATACTTTCCTTAAGTGAAAACAATTGAATGAACAGGAAAGACTTGCAAGATTGGGCTTTTGTGAGCTCACAgtaaattatattattatattttttctgaACTAAAGCCTATGCTTTTATTGTCCAAATAGGAAATATCTGAAATGTTTCTGCTGATTGCCAGTAAGTTTAATCTACAGTTCTTAAATCAACATCTGGGAACTCTTTAGTTTTGGGATGAGGACAAATACCTTAAGGAAAGACAAAAAAGGTGTTTGCTATATTACATGGTCTCCTCTCAATATTGTTGGGGTTTGACCTGTTCTTAaacacccctccccccaaaaaaaccaaacaaaaccccctcaacTTTTGAAAGAGCAGATGCATTCAATTTAGTATCCATTCCTCCCActatttaagcacatgctttgcTCTTCTAAATGTGTAAATTAGTGAGATTACATAAGTGCATGTGGATGATGCTCTATGTCGGAAAAATATCGCTTTATGGGAAAGAGTCTATAAATGATGGtttacaaaaagcaaaaagctGGCTTATTTTATGATGTTATTTTATATCAAAAACATTTTATGTGGTGttgaattaaattttttaaagcttGGGGAAGAATCATGTTATATAAAAGCAAATGCCGGGTTTTATTTGAAGGAAAGAttgtgttctttttaatttattggaatgtttttaaaaaatactaagtTAACACAGTATGTCATTAAAAGTGATAATGCCAAATTCCTACATCAGAGTATAACTTACGTATGACTTTGTTTTTGCTGTCCATCTTGAGGAAAATGTACATCAGTCTATATTGTGAAATTCTCCAAGGCAGCTGAACATATTTTTTGTTGAGGTTGCGTATATGTAAAAGAAAACTCAGCCTAAAAGGTTCTGTTATACATGAACAGACCTTAACGATCTAAGATTTTGTAAAATTTGTTTTACTAAATACGTGGGCTGTTTCATGCAGTTTTGgctctttaagtattgaaagatgagtattaaaaaatgaagggCAGTATTGGTACTCTTTAAGTGTTCATATTTGTATAGgcctttcatatttatttctatatataaaataatgtataGAAGACACCGTTCGAATAAAATTGACAACTGGAACAGTCTTCTGaagttttgtgttgtgtttgaaCTAACTGAAATTACACATGGCCTTCCCTGCTGAACCTTCAGTGGTTTTGAGCAGTGTGTAATACCCTTGAGAAGCTCTTCTTGCCTAGTGTCTGAATAAGGGGTGGAAGGATCAAAGCCCCAGAAGgaatgaattaaagaaaaaataattcagacaaCAGTGGAATGAAGGACGAAAGTCACATAAGCAATAAGGTCCAGGTTTTAATAGTTGTAATCAGTGCTGCAGGAGGCCTTACAGGCACTGCAATACCACTATAGTTACATTTAAGATTCCACAACAGAAAATACGTCATAAATACTGACTAGTAAGGTTTATTTGTACATATTTGGTGTGTGAATGATCACCTActttatttcattgaaaaagGGGACAGATCTGGAGAGACTCTTACAAATAAGGCTGGAGACCAGGCTTCCGTTTAGCTGATCCGGTTTACTGTGTGTTAGGCAGCAGTATTTAAAGGAAATTTTAGCAGCTTTTAGCAGACTAGACAGCTGATTGCCTGGTTAGCCTTTGGATATGCTGAAGACGTTCCAGGTTTCTCCATGTGAACAGCATGGATGTGCATTTTTAGGTTGTTTGGAAGTAGAAATAGACTGACTGCTGTACTGACAGGTATTTGTCATTATCTCTCAGCAAGACCCAAATCTCCCACTGGCCAATTTACTGTCCTGTTGTGTAATAGCAGAGCTCAGTCTGAACATCTATTATTAGGATGCTTTCATATGAAATTAATCACTGCAAATGCAAGGtagagcagttaattagcattgtCAACACAATTGCATGGTTCATCCGGTATTGGCTTTGCTGTACAAGTGTACCATTATGTTGCTTCATCCTATTACTCTGTAGAGATAAAGATACAGCTATGGTGACACTTAATGTGTTAGCTCTACGGTGCTTAATCCCTATTAAGCCCATAATAGACGCTagactgcttttttttgtgttatttacCATAAAATTACGGTACCAAAAGTAAACGTGGAAGTGCATGGAATTGCTCCATGAGTGTAGTAGCACAGAAAATACATGTAAAGTAAGATAATCCCTCAAAACATGTCTGCTGAAACGTCATGAGACAATCTGATGTCACTTACTTTCTTAGCTCTATTCACTTCACTTCAGATCTATGAAGGCCCTTGCCAGCAACAGAGATAATGTGTTTCTACAATACAGATCAATGATGCTAATGCCTTtttgtatatatgttttttaCATTCAGAACTAGCTCAAATGAATGGTAGTCTCAACACAAATTACTTTTCTCACCATGGGTTATTTGCAGTATttgcttgtctgctttttttgaGTAATTTTGTTTTGCACAGACGGTTGCAAATTTACCACTTACTACCTTGAATTTTGTTGCAGCATACATTGAGTGCATACCATATGTCGGttcctgaaacattttaaagttgTTATAATGATCTCTTCATGTCAGAAAATTGGTCACAAAAGTGTAATAAACTTTTGAACTCTagggagaatttttttaaaaacaaaactgtttgctCACACTTCtcgcttttgtgtgtgtgtgtgtgtctgaaacATTACAGGAAGGTAAGATGCCATTTGGAATTAACGTCAGGCTGCATATATAAGGCagatgcaatatttttttccccaccatggAGCTGGGTCGGCTGTTGTAGAGCAGGTCCTATTCCACCAGGCGTTTTGTTGCTGCCATCACATGAGAGAAAGCCCACCACTCCCTGCTGTCCGTGCTAGTTACTATAACGAGAGAGCGCAGCATGATTCTTCAAATCACCTCTGGATCCTGTTTTCTAGCTAAAACCACATAGATGGTCAGGTCTATGCTGTGCTCAGAGCAGTTCCAGTCTTCCTTCAGTTACTTCTCAAGTGCGAACAGCAATGGAGACCCTAATGAACATTTGTTTGTTCCCTTTTTGAGCTATGTGAAGTCTACCAAAGGTACCTAGAAACATTTCTGAGATCCTATTTCAACTGCTGTGATGGAGCTGCCAGCCCTCCAGACAC
Coding sequences within it:
- the LOC142078768 gene encoding DGAT1/2-independent enzyme synthesizing storage lipids-like isoform X1, which produces MIGGNESCTAGPIPMSYLTCLTYILGEWTGVEHIEDYLSYAVYLLWVLFPLAVVFLLPGVLVILFYTSILLLHIYKRKNELKEAYSNDVWDGAKQMLATLWDGHGRIWHGYELHGAENIPEGPGLIVFYHGATPADYVYFMARLLIQRKRYCHVVADHFVFRLPGFKLLLDVHGVMHGPKEECVSALKKGYLIAIAPGGVREALFSDEMYTIIWGNRKGFAQVAIDAKVPIIPMFTQNVREGVRTLGGIKILRSLYERIRLPIVPVYGGFPVKLRTFIGEPIPYEPNVTAEELTAKTKAALQALIEKHQKIPGNIFRALMERFQTQKKDD